A part of Tardiphaga sp. vice304 genomic DNA contains:
- the istB gene encoding IS21-like element helper ATPase IstB gives MNATVKIDAARVELLLSELRLPGIKLIWAALAETADKEGWPAARFLAALAEQEMVERNRRRFERHLDEARLPPGKTLAAFDFDAVPMISKAQVQALAAGDAWLDKGANLLCFGPPGGGKSHLAAALGMALIENGWRVLFTRTTDLVQKLQIARRDLTLEAAIAKLDKYHLLILDDLAYVTKDQAETSVLFELISARYERRSMLITANQPFGEWGKIFPDQAMTLAAIDRLVHHATILEMNVDSYRRKEALDKARGAGRPPTRATIKASS, from the coding sequence ATGAACGCGACCGTCAAGATCGACGCCGCCCGTGTCGAATTGCTGCTCAGCGAACTGCGTCTGCCCGGCATCAAGCTGATCTGGGCCGCCCTGGCGGAAACCGCCGATAAGGAAGGCTGGCCCGCCGCACGCTTTTTGGCCGCGCTGGCTGAACAGGAGATGGTGGAGCGAAACCGTCGTCGCTTCGAACGTCATCTGGATGAAGCCCGCCTGCCGCCGGGCAAGACCCTCGCTGCATTCGACTTCGATGCAGTGCCGATGATCTCAAAGGCGCAGGTGCAGGCTCTCGCCGCCGGTGACGCCTGGCTCGACAAGGGCGCCAATCTGTTGTGTTTTGGTCCCCCTGGCGGCGGCAAATCGCATCTGGCAGCGGCGCTCGGCATGGCCCTGATCGAAAACGGTTGGCGCGTGTTGTTCACCAGAACCACCGATCTCGTGCAAAAGCTCCAGATCGCGCGCCGCGATCTCACGCTTGAAGCGGCGATCGCCAAACTCGACAAATATCACCTGCTGATCCTCGACGATCTGGCCTATGTGACCAAGGATCAAGCGGAGACCAGCGTTCTGTTCGAGTTGATCAGCGCTCGCTACGAACGCCGCTCGATGCTGATCACCGCCAATCAGCCATTCGGTGAATGGGGAAAAATCTTCCCGGATCAAGCTATGACCCTCGCGGCGATCGACCGCCTCGTCCATCACGCCACGATCCTCGAAATGAATGTCGACAGCTATCGCCGGAAAGAGGCTCTCGACAAGGCTCGTGGAGCCGGACGACCGCCAACGCGCGCGACAATCAAAGCGTCATCCTGA
- a CDS encoding GGDEF domain-containing protein, whose protein sequence is MTAITDDQERTLGFADIALGQIKSLRQLAIPRNYEIWYVYATGYNSSLNRVINETLARNGCLTEVDLDQIHDTYLSQLRSTDRIDHVGARVISEIDDVMALINDALGLTESFGATLQGASETVSLAKDRDQLKAVIEGLVKSTRETRDANKALEERLNSSKSEVSNLQKNLEAIRAETLNDPLTGLGNRKYIDRALSSMIAISHQQKEPLSLLMLDIDHFKSFNDNYGHLTGDQVLRLVGQSLKQTIKGADITARYGGEEFAVVLPNTSLRQALTVADHIRRAVMSKELKKKSTGEILGRVTISIGVSLLREGDEMDCLIGRADACLYAAKRNGRNRVICEVDPEYSAEIQVQVA, encoded by the coding sequence GTGACCGCTATAACGGATGATCAGGAACGGACCCTCGGTTTCGCCGACATCGCGCTCGGCCAGATCAAGTCGCTCCGTCAATTGGCGATCCCGCGCAATTACGAGATCTGGTACGTCTATGCGACGGGCTACAATTCGTCGCTGAACCGCGTGATCAACGAGACGCTGGCACGCAACGGCTGCCTGACCGAGGTCGATCTCGACCAGATTCACGACACCTATTTATCGCAGCTCCGCAGCACCGACCGCATCGATCACGTCGGCGCCCGCGTTATCAGCGAAATCGATGACGTCATGGCGCTGATCAACGACGCCCTTGGCCTGACCGAAAGCTTTGGCGCGACGCTGCAGGGGGCCAGCGAAACGGTGTCCCTGGCCAAGGACCGGGACCAGTTGAAGGCGGTGATCGAGGGCCTGGTGAAGTCCACGCGCGAGACCCGCGACGCCAACAAGGCGCTGGAAGAGCGGCTCAACTCCTCCAAGAGCGAAGTCTCGAACCTGCAGAAGAACCTGGAAGCGATCCGGGCCGAGACCCTGAACGATCCGCTCACGGGCCTTGGCAACCGCAAATATATCGACCGCGCCCTGTCTTCCATGATTGCGATCTCGCATCAGCAGAAGGAGCCGCTGTCGCTCCTGATGCTCGACATCGACCATTTCAAATCCTTCAACGACAATTACGGCCACCTCACCGGCGACCAGGTGCTGCGCCTGGTCGGCCAGTCGCTGAAGCAGACCATCAAGGGCGCCGATATAACGGCGCGCTATGGCGGCGAGGAATTCGCCGTCGTGCTGCCCAATACATCGCTGCGCCAGGCCCTGACCGTGGCCGACCATATTCGCCGCGCGGTGATGTCGAAGGAACTGAAGAAAAAATCGACCGGCGAAATCCTTGGTCGCGTCACCATCTCGATCGGCGTCTCGCTGCTTCGGGAAGGCGATGAAATGGACTGCCTGATCGGGCGCGCCGACGCCTGCCTCTACGCCGCCAAACGCAACGGCCGCAATCGCGTGATCTGTGAAGTCGATCCGGAATATTCGGCGGAGATACAGGTGCAGGTGGCTTAG
- a CDS encoding DEAD/DEAH box helicase encodes MSFSHLGLSDKVLAAVAATGYTTPTPIQEQAIPHVLARKDVLGIAQTGTGKTAAFVLPMMTMLEKGRARARMPRTLILEPTRELAAQVKEQFDKYGVGQKLNVALLIGGVSFGDQDTKLTRGVDVLIATPGRLLDHTERGGLLLTGVELLVIDEADRMLDMGFIPDIERICKLVPFTRQTLFFTATMPTEIRRITETFLHNPVKIEVSKPASTAITVTQSQVAVGREPHEKREALRALMRDATDLNNAIIFCNRKREVALLAKSLEKHGFSVGALHGDMEQSARTAALDQFRKGELPILVASDVAARGLDIPAVSHVFNFDVPHHPDDYVHRIGRTGRAGRLGTAISLVAPSDVKSMAAIEKLIGQPIPKAESGVSINEPVDGPIASEASSAEPARPARQRTGNREANAEQPRSAGRGRDHARGGKREGSGNREAAAKREPSGERKPRREREPRRSEAGEREIRPAAAVQSRIAEPSFTAPVPPAPSRTPSIGRAEAPRSRREEAAEPADHSHLPAFLLRPVRARV; translated from the coding sequence ATGTCCTTTTCCCATCTCGGCCTGTCCGACAAGGTTCTCGCCGCCGTCGCGGCCACCGGCTACACCACGCCCACCCCGATCCAGGAACAGGCGATCCCCCATGTGCTCGCACGCAAAGACGTGCTCGGCATCGCCCAGACCGGCACCGGCAAGACCGCGGCCTTCGTCCTTCCCATGATGACCATGCTGGAAAAGGGCCGCGCCCGCGCCCGGATGCCACGCACCCTCATCCTCGAACCGACCCGCGAGCTCGCGGCCCAGGTCAAGGAGCAGTTCGACAAATACGGCGTTGGCCAGAAGCTCAATGTCGCGCTCCTGATCGGCGGCGTCTCGTTCGGCGACCAGGACACCAAGCTGACCCGCGGCGTCGACGTGCTGATCGCCACCCCTGGCCGGCTGCTCGACCACACCGAACGCGGCGGCCTGCTGCTGACCGGCGTCGAATTGCTGGTGATCGACGAAGCCGACCGCATGCTCGACATGGGCTTCATCCCGGACATCGAGCGGATCTGCAAGCTGGTGCCGTTCACCCGCCAGACGCTATTCTTCACCGCGACGATGCCGACCGAAATCCGCCGCATCACCGAAACCTTCCTGCACAACCCGGTGAAGATCGAGGTCTCCAAGCCGGCCTCCACCGCGATCACCGTGACCCAGTCACAGGTCGCTGTTGGCCGCGAGCCGCACGAGAAGCGCGAAGCGCTGCGCGCCCTGATGCGCGACGCCACCGACCTCAACAATGCGATCATCTTCTGCAACCGCAAGCGTGAAGTGGCGCTGCTCGCCAAGTCGCTCGAGAAGCATGGTTTCAGCGTCGGCGCGCTGCATGGCGACATGGAGCAATCGGCCCGCACCGCAGCCCTCGACCAGTTCCGCAAGGGCGAGCTGCCGATCCTGGTGGCCTCCGACGTCGCCGCCCGCGGCCTCGACATTCCCGCCGTCAGCCACGTCTTCAATTTCGACGTCCCGCATCATCCCGATGATTACGTCCATCGCATCGGCCGCACCGGCCGCGCCGGACGCTTGGGCACTGCGATCTCGCTGGTCGCCCCTTCCGACGTCAAGTCGATGGCCGCGATCGAGAAACTGATCGGCCAGCCGATCCCGAAGGCCGAGAGCGGCGTCAGCATCAATGAGCCCGTCGACGGTCCGATCGCCAGCGAAGCCTCATCCGCCGAGCCGGCCCGTCCCGCTCGCCAGCGCACCGGCAACCGCGAAGCCAATGCCGAGCAGCCGCGCAGCGCCGGCCGGGGCCGCGACCACGCCCGTGGCGGCAAGCGCGAAGGTTCGGGCAACCGGGAAGCCGCTGCGAAGCGCGAACCGTCGGGCGAGCGCAAGCCGCGCCGCGAGCGCGAACCGCGCCGGTCGGAGGCCGGCGAACGCGAGATCCGCCCCGCCGCCGCGGTGCAATCAAGGATTGCGGAACCTTCTTTTACCGCTCCAGTGCCACCGGCGCCGTCGCGTACTCCTTCCATCGGCCGTGCCGAGGCGCCGCGTTCGCGTCGAGAGGAGGCGGCTGAACCGGCCGATCACTCGCATCTCCCGGCCTTCCTGCTGCGCCCCGTCCGGGCTCGCGTCTAA
- the istA gene encoding IS21 family transposase, which translates to MAGRHVTDQQMRLFMSLRRNHSPAVAAAKAGFSTSAAYRFEKDPRLPTQKKSPRERRRADPFADLWENDILPMLNAAPGLRPIAVFEELCRRHPELGSGTRRTLERRIRAWRAVNGPDREVIFRQEHPPGRMGLSDFTEVADLGVTIAGQLLDCRLYHFRLPFSGFEHAHVVLGGESFVALAEGLQNALWSLGGVPEQHRSDSLSAAFRNLGADAKEDLTTRYEAFCGHYGMTPTRNNPGVSHENGSIESAHGHLKRALADALLLRASRDFDDLAAWRGFVDEIVGRGNARNAKRIDQERTALKKLPVRKTADYEEVNVDVTTSSAFTLRKVFYSVPSRLIGHRLRVRLYDDRLECFQGATHIITLRRGRTQPNGKHGHVIDYRHVIHSLRRKPMALLNLVYRDQLFPRRVYARAFDALLAGIGERPACRAMVGLLALAHERACEAELGAVLQATLDDGILPDLKALIERFRPKGMALPVVVVTLPSLAIYDQIAAAVGEAA; encoded by the coding sequence TTGGCCGGCCGGCATGTCACCGATCAACAAATGAGGCTTTTCATGAGCTTGCGTCGCAACCATTCGCCAGCCGTCGCCGCTGCAAAGGCTGGTTTCAGCACCTCCGCCGCCTACCGGTTCGAAAAGGATCCCCGACTTCCCACCCAGAAGAAGTCGCCCCGCGAACGCCGCCGCGCTGATCCATTTGCCGATCTTTGGGAGAACGACATCCTCCCGATGCTGAACGCCGCCCCAGGCTTACGGCCGATCGCCGTGTTCGAGGAACTATGCCGCCGACATCCGGAGCTGGGTTCTGGAACGCGGCGGACGCTCGAGCGGCGCATTCGGGCATGGCGGGCGGTGAACGGGCCGGATCGGGAGGTGATCTTCCGTCAGGAACATCCGCCGGGTCGCATGGGGTTGTCGGACTTCACCGAGGTCGCCGATCTCGGCGTCACCATTGCGGGCCAGTTGCTGGACTGCCGGCTCTATCACTTCCGGCTGCCTTTCTCCGGCTTCGAACACGCCCACGTCGTGCTCGGTGGCGAAAGCTTTGTCGCGCTGGCGGAAGGCTTGCAGAACGCGCTGTGGTCGCTGGGCGGGGTTCCGGAGCAGCACCGCAGCGACAGCCTGTCGGCCGCGTTCCGCAATCTCGGAGCCGATGCCAAGGAGGATTTGACGACGCGCTATGAGGCGTTCTGCGGCCATTACGGCATGACGCCGACCCGCAACAATCCCGGCGTATCGCATGAGAACGGCTCGATCGAAAGTGCGCATGGCCATCTCAAGAGAGCGCTGGCCGATGCCCTGCTGCTGCGTGCCTCACGCGACTTCGACGATCTTGCGGCCTGGCGGGGTTTTGTCGACGAGATCGTTGGCCGCGGCAACGCGCGCAATGCCAAGCGTATCGATCAGGAGCGGACGGCGCTGAAGAAACTGCCGGTGCGCAAGACCGCCGATTATGAGGAGGTCAACGTCGACGTCACGACCTCCAGCGCCTTCACGTTGCGCAAGGTGTTTTACTCGGTCCCATCCCGCCTGATCGGTCACCGGCTGCGCGTACGTCTTTATGACGACCGGCTCGAATGCTTCCAGGGCGCCACGCACATCATCACCTTGCGACGCGGGCGAACCCAGCCCAACGGCAAACACGGCCACGTCATCGACTATCGTCACGTCATCCATTCGCTGCGCCGCAAACCGATGGCGCTGCTCAATCTGGTCTATCGCGACCAGTTGTTCCCCCGCCGCGTTTACGCTCGTGCGTTCGACGCCTTGCTCGCCGGCATTGGCGAAAGACCAGCCTGCCGTGCCATGGTCGGGCTTCTGGCGCTCGCACATGAACGGGCCTGCGAGGCGGAGCTCGGTGCCGTGCTGCAAGCCACGCTCGACGACGGCATCCTGCCGGATCTCAAGGCGCTGATCGAACGCTTCCGACCGAAGGGCATGGCACTACCGGTCGTCGTCGTCACGCTGCCCTCGCTCGCTATCTACGACCAGATTGCCGCGGCTGTGGGAGAAGCCGCATGA